The nucleotide window GATTTTGGTGAATTTACAGCCCAGGTTTCTCTAAGAGACCCTGAAAACCCTGCTAAGTACATTGGGAAGGATGAAGACTGGGATCGTGCGGAACGAGAAATTCAGGAAGTGGCCGATGAAAAAGGACTCAATACAGTAGTTGAGTACGGAGAGGCCGCGTTTTATGGTCCCAAGCTAGACTTCATGGTAAAAGATGCCCTGGGTAGAAGCTGGCAAATGGGTACCATTCAGGTGGATTACAACCTGCCTCAGCGATTTGAGTTAGAGTACACAGGAACGGATAATCAGAAACACAGGCCGGTGATGATCCACCGGGCGCCATTCGGTTCCATGGAGCGATTCATTGGTATCCTGATTGAAAATACAGCAGGTAATTTCCCATTGTGGCTGGCTCCGGAGCAATTCGCGATCCTGCCTATCTCTGAGAAGTACCACGATTATGCACAGGAGGTCTTCCGAGGCTTGCAAGAGCATGACATTCGTGGATCGATCGACGAACGCGATGAGAAGATCGGGAAGAAAATCCGTGATGCGGAACTAAAGAAGATCCCGTACATGTTGATCGTAGGTGAGAAAGAGGCTGCGGATGGTACGCTTTCTATCAGACAACATGGAAAAGGTGACCTTGGATCCAAGTCTCAAGAAGATTTTGTGAGCTATTTCAAGGAAGCCAGCGCGGTTTAAACATAAAATATCGTAAATGATCCATTATTTTCCATTTGACCAAACGATATTTTCGTTTATCAATGAAATAATCATCATATTTGCGTCTTGTTTTTTTAGATGGTCCAATTAGAAAAGGAGGTTAACAATCGGTAAACAGAGAAGAAGGCCTTATAGAGGTAGAGTAGAAGAGCCCTATAAAGTCAATGAAAGAATCCAGGCACCCATGGTGCGTGTGGTAGGGGACAATGTCAAAGTAGACGTATATCCCGTAGAAAAAGCCATTAAAATGGCGAAAGAACAAAGTTTAGACCTTGTTGAAATTTCGCCCAAGGCAGATCCTCCTGTTTGTAAAATAATCGATTACTCCAAATTCAAGTACGACCAAAAGAAGAAACAGAAGGAAATCAAATCGAAAGCAGCCAAGACAGTAGTTAAGGAAATTCGATTTGGGCCCAACACAGACGATCACGATTTCAACTTTAAGCTCAATCACGCCAAGAAATTCCTGGATGAAGGAGCAAAGGTGAAAGCCTTCGTACATTTCGTAGGAAGGACGATCGTTTTCAAAGAACGTGGTGAAATTCTCCTGTTGAAATTCGCACAAGCGCTTGAAGAAGAGGGCAAGGTAGAATTGCTACCGAAATTGGAAGGTAAAAGGATGTCGATCATTCTGGCACCTAAGGTGAAGAAAAAATAAATGTTGTAAAATAGAGAGATGCCGAAGATGAAAACGAAATCCAGCGCCAAGAAGCGATTCAAGCTGACTGGTACTGGTAAGGTGAAGCGAAAGCATGCTTTTAAAAACCACATTTTGACCAAGAAGGAGACCAAGCAAAAGCGTAACCTTCGTGGCATGTCTGTGGTGCATAAAGCAGACCAAAAAGCCATCAAAGAAATGATGGTCGCTTCATAATTAGGTTTAATGTTTTAACCCGATAGAGAGGCTGAAAGATCGCGCTAAAGCGTGACGCCCTTTGTCAAAGAAAATTAAAAATGTCAAGATCAGTAAATCATGTAGCTTCAAGGGCTCGCCGTAAAAAGGTGATGAAGCAGGCCAAAGGTTACTTCGGAAGAAGGAAGAACGTTTGGACCGTAGCCAAAAATGCTGTCGAGAAAGGAATGGGATATTCCTACAGAGACAGAAAAGCCAAGAAAAGAGAATTCCGAGCACTTTGGATCCAAAGGATCAATGCAGGAGCTCGAGAGTATGGTTTGTCTTACTCCAAATTCATGGGATTGTTGAAAGCCAATGAGATCGAGATTGATCGAAAAGTATTGGCCGACCTAGCCATGAACAACCCAGAGGCTTTCAAAGCCATCGTTGATAAAGTGAACAAATAAGGTTCTTTATAGAACTTATAAATAGAAGGCCACTCGTGAGAGAGGCCTTTTTTGTTGTCCTTGCTTGTTGCATTTCGTCAGACTCATTGTCACAAGCAAGGTGAAAGAAAGGGTATTAATTTCCCTGGGAGTTGGTTATTTCAATTAGCCGTTTGTTCCAGGCTTCAAAAGCGAAACGCTCAACCTTGTTTCCCGAGAAGGAGTTAGTTAATACAATTAATCCAAAATTGTGTTGAGGGTTAATGCCAATAATTGCCCACCACCCTGAATTCGCTCCACCATGCCACCAGGAATTACTGGAATGCTGCCTGCGGTATCCCAATCCATAAGGAATTGTTTTTTCTGATGCGGGCACAACTTTCAACATTTCATTTAGGGTAGATGCTGAAATTACTGTCGAATCACTCTTTCCAGAATTCAACTTAGAAAATGTCAATTTTATGAACTTGATTAAATCATCTGGAGTGGTATGTAAGCCCGCCGCAGCTGTTTCAGTAAAATGTTCGAATTGAATTTCTCTGCCCCGCTTGTTGTATTCTTTGGATGATTGAGCAAGGATTCGGTCATCAATAGTAAAACTACTGTTGTACATGCCCATTGGGGATAGGACCGCTGTATCCATATAATGTTCGAATTTATCTCCGGTTACTTCTTCTATGATTTGTTGTAAGACGGAGTATCCACCGCCTGAATATTGATACTTGGTTTGAGGTTCAGCGATCAGTGCTACTTTCGTGTATTTTTTGGGCGTTCCGGAGAGAGATTCCAGAAGTGTGGGCTTATTTTTCACTTTCTTCCACCCATAATAGCCATGGACACTAAGGCCTGCTGTATGACTTAAAAGACTCCTTATGGTGATCAAGTTTGAGTCATAATCTGATTCAGGAAACTGCCATTGATTAAGATACTTGTTTGCTGCGCTATCCAATCCAATTTTACCTTTTTCCACCAGTCTCATAATGCCCCATGCGGCGAAAACTTTTGAAATGGATCCAATATTAAATCCAGTTTGGTTTGTAATAGGAAGCTTGTATTTTAGATCTGAGTACCCAAAATACGCTTGATAGATCACTTGATCGCTTTCAATCAAAGCAACGAAAGCACCGGGCACATGATTGGCTTTCATGATTTTTGGTATCTCGGTATCAAAGTCCTTTGCAAGCTGATCAATGTTAATTTGAGCACAAAGGGTAGTACTGATCAAGTACAGGAATTGAAAAGTGAACCAATTGAATAATACTACTTTCATGGTTGTTCGTTAATAAGTGACTCCATTTTCACTCTTTCCCAATTTGTAGTTTTTTCGGCATTTGAAAGTTGAAACTGGTTCATTTTTGCATTGATCTCGCGCGAAAACATGAGTTTTGTGAAAGAATAAAGAGAGAAACTTTCGGCCCAGAACGTGTGAGGTTCGTCTAATGGGGCAAGAATAGGATGTGCGTATTCTCCTCCGGTAAAATTCATAACTAATTGTTTGTCTTCCCATAAAGAAATCTCCACTTCATTTTCAGGGTGTTCCTGGCATCTGAATTTCCCCAGGAAAGGTGCTAACTCTTTAGGAGTGCGATCGATAGGTCCGGAGATGCGAGCTTCATCGATCAGGTAATCCGGCCATTCGTATACTTCAGCAATTCTTGCAACTATGGCATACACAAGGCTCTCTGAAGGACCATTGGTCAAAACGACCGCTCCGTTGCCTCCTTCGACAGAACCTATGAACATTGCCGTATATCCCGTACTTAGTCCTGCATGAAAAAAATATTTTCGACCTCCCTTTTTGTTGACCAGGAAAGATCCTAGCCCTTGATTTAAAATGGAAGAATGGGGGAGTTCTTGCTGAATAGGAGTAAAAATAAAATCTGTACTTTCTTTCGTAAGGACTTTGTTGGAAATTCCCTGATACGACAACTGGAGTTCAATGACATATTTGGCCAGATCTTCCGGAGTGGTCCACAGACCTCCGGGTCCAAATTCTACCTGAGGACGGAATTTGCCAGGTACGCGCTTCCCGCCATTCCAGTGTCCTGACGCGAAATTATGTTGCTTCTTATCGATGGTGTAAAGACTGTAGACCATGTTCAGCGGGTCTAAAATTGCTTGTTTGATGAAAGATTCATAGTCAGACCCGGTAGATTCGATAAGAACTTGTTGCGAGACCGAATAACCGAGGTTGGAATATTGGTATTTAAGACCGGGATCCCATAGGGTATGTAGATACGGCTTCGACTTATCTTGAGGACTTTTCTTGCGATTTAGAAACTTGACAAGGTTGGGTTTAAAGGGGCCATGATCGTAAGTACTCACTGGGTGAAACCACAGTCCTGACGTGTGACTAAGCAGGTGATAAGTGGAGATGGGTTTGTTTCTGGTATAGGGAAACTGCCATTCTCTCATGATTTCATTGATGTCCTGATCAAAGTCAATGACGCCATCTTGCATTAGTTTCAAAAAAGCGAAGGCATTAATGGATTTATTGACCGATCCGGTTTTCATGAGGGTTTGGGGAGTCAAAGGACGTCCACTGCGAGCATCCGCAAGTCCCCAACTTCTTACCCATTCAAGGGCAAAGTTTTTAATAACAGCCACATTAACGCCCGGAACACCTTCCTTTCGCATACAATCTGCAAGGGAATATCTGGGAGCGTTTAAATAGGTGTTTCCGTGGTAAATAAGGCTATCTTCTACGCGATGGATTTTTGCTTCAATGGCGGCTGAATACCTAGGACTTTGGGACCAAAGCGAATGAGTACTCACATTAATGATGATCAACAGAAGCGAGTATTTGAATGTTATCACAACTTGTTCGTCTGAATTCAAGAGGACAATTAACAACAGGAAATGAACTGAAATGTCCCAGATTGAGATTTCGGACAAATTATTCTTCCGATTTTAGGTATTGACGCGGATGTTGACCCGTGATTGCTTTGAAGGATCTGTAGAAACTTGACCTGGACTTAAATCCTACCTCCATTGATAGGCCTTCCAGGGTTTTTTTCTTCATATCATCAGATTGTATGTTAGAAATGGCTTCTTCAATGCGGTATTCGTTTACGAATTTGTTGAAATTAGTTCTCAAGTGATTGTTAAGAAGGAAGGAAAGCGTTTGAGGGGCAATGTTCAATTGCCTGGACAGGTCTGCAAGTTTCAAGTCAGGGTTTCTATAGAGATTTTGGGATTGCATCAATTGCTTGAGTCGCTGAATTTGTAGGTCCATTTGATGGGAATTAAGTGGATTAACGGCTTTTTGTTCCGAAGGCTGTCGGTACTTTGCTGTGAGCATAAGCCACTTGATTCCAATCCAGTAGATCAAAACAACTAGTGGGATGTAAATCGGATAATAGTAAAGGCCATGATTAGAAAATACATGGACATATGGCGTGAGATAAATCATCTCCACAGGAAACCAGATCAATTGAAAAGCCATAAATCCGTATAGGAAACTACGAAGCCATTCTTGATAGGATTTTAGAATGAAAATGGCTGATTTAGACCTACGTACCAGGCGAATTGATAACAAAAGGTAAATAGTAATGTGCAGCCAGGCGATGTAATCGCTCTCTGATAACAAGAATTCATTGATCCTAATTCTTGCCTCATCAGAGATTGGAAAAGAAGGTCTGACCATAGCGCTGACATTCAGTGCAGGAGGTAGGAGGTTAAAAACAATAGGCAAGAAGTGTATAAGGTCCTTTTTGGTTAGTGCTTCTTTGGACTTTAGGATACTATCAGTATGAAGATAAATGAGCGGGCCAACTCCGAAAGTGAGAAAGAAGGGGAAATAGTCTTCCGTGGAATTGATCCAGGCAAATGAGGAAGAATGGCCTTGAAAAATGAAGGCTGCAGTAATCAAACATGCTAAGCCCTGAACCATCAATAGACTGGAGAGTAGGACTGAGGCCAGCGTTCTGACCCGACGGATTAAGATAATGCCAGCCAACACAAAGCCGTGTATGGCCCCAGACATGATAATGGTGTCCCAAAAGGTCATGGACTAAAAATACGCTGAAAGAACCACTGTTAATATGAATATTGATTTTTAAAAATGATGATCAGCTTGTAATAGTAGAGCACAAAAAAAGCCCCAACTTTCGTTGAGGCTCATCAATGTATAAGTTAAAGAGCTAATTAAGCGCTTTTTACTGTCTTAATGATTCGAGCAGCAATTTTGTAAGGATCTCCGTTAGAAGCAGGTCTTCTGTCTTCCAACCAGCCTTTCCAGCCATTTTCCACTGTAGCTACAGGGATACGAATAGAGGCACCACGGTCAGATACACCGTAGCTGAACTGATCGATAGATTGCGTCTCGTGCTTACCAGTTAATCGCTGATCATTATCTGCACCGTATACGGCAATGTGCTCCGCTACGACTGGCTCAAATGCCTGGCAGATCTTATCATAAGTTTCTTTATTGCCTGCTTCTCTCAATACGCTGTTCGAGAAGTTAGCGTGCATTCCAGAACCATTCCAATCGGTATCACCAAGTGGCTTAGGATGCCAGTTGATGGCGTATCCGTACTGTTCTGCGGTTCTTTCCAATAAGTATCTTGCAACCCAGATTTGGTCACCAGCTTCTTGAGCACCTTTTGCGAAGATTTGGAATTCCCACTGACCTGCAGCTACTTCCGCATTGATCCCTTCTACGTTCAAACCAGCTTCCAGACACAGGTCAAGGTGTTCTTCAACAACCTCTCTGCCGTAAGCATTACTGGCTCCTACACTACAATAGTAAGGTCCTTGAGGAGCAGGGTAGCCACCTTCAGGGAAACCTAATGGCAAGTTGGTCGCAGGATCCCACAAGAAATACTCTTGTTCGAATCCGAACCAGAAATCATTGTCATCATCATTGATGGTCGCTCTACCGTTTGATTCGTGAGCGGTGCCATCTGCATTAAGAACTTCCGTCATGATCAGGTAAGCGTTGTTACGTGCCGGATCAGGGAAAATCGCAACGGGTTTCAATAAACAATCCGATGAATTTCCTTCTGCCTGCTCAGTAGAGCTACCGTCGAAAGA belongs to Cytophagales bacterium and includes:
- the infC gene encoding translation initiation factor IF-3 is translated as MGKQRRRPYRGRVEEPYKVNERIQAPMVRVVGDNVKVDVYPVEKAIKMAKEQSLDLVEISPKADPPVCKIIDYSKFKYDQKKKQKEIKSKAAKTVVKEIRFGPNTDDHDFNFKLNHAKKFLDEGAKVKAFVHFVGRTIVFKERGEILLLKFAQALEEEGKVELLPKLEGKRMSIILAPKVKKK
- the rpmI gene encoding 50S ribosomal protein L35, whose amino-acid sequence is MPKMKTKSSAKKRFKLTGTGKVKRKHAFKNHILTKKETKQKRNLRGMSVVHKADQKAIKEMMVAS
- the rplT gene encoding 50S ribosomal protein L20; amino-acid sequence: MSRSVNHVASRARRKKVMKQAKGYFGRRKNVWTVAKNAVEKGMGYSYRDRKAKKREFRALWIQRINAGAREYGLSYSKFMGLLKANEIEIDRKVLADLAMNNPEAFKAIVDKVNK
- a CDS encoding serine hydrolase domain-containing protein, producing the protein MKVVLFNWFTFQFLYLISTTLCAQINIDQLAKDFDTEIPKIMKANHVPGAFVALIESDQVIYQAYFGYSDLKYKLPITNQTGFNIGSISKVFAAWGIMRLVEKGKIGLDSAANKYLNQWQFPESDYDSNLITIRSLLSHTAGLSVHGYYGWKKVKNKPTLLESLSGTPKKYTKVALIAEPQTKYQYSGGGYSVLQQIIEEVTGDKFEHYMDTAVLSPMGMYNSSFTIDDRILAQSSKEYNKRGREIQFEHFTETAAAGLHTTPDDLIKFIKLTFSKLNSGKSDSTVISASTLNEMLKVVPASEKTIPYGLGYRRQHSSNSWWHGGANSGWWAIIGINPQHNFGLIVLTNSFSGNKVERFAFEAWNKRLIEITNSQGN
- a CDS encoding serine hydrolase domain-containing protein; its protein translation is MITFKYSLLLIIINVSTHSLWSQSPRYSAAIEAKIHRVEDSLIYHGNTYLNAPRYSLADCMRKEGVPGVNVAVIKNFALEWVRSWGLADARSGRPLTPQTLMKTGSVNKSINAFAFLKLMQDGVIDFDQDINEIMREWQFPYTRNKPISTYHLLSHTSGLWFHPVSTYDHGPFKPNLVKFLNRKKSPQDKSKPYLHTLWDPGLKYQYSNLGYSVSQQVLIESTGSDYESFIKQAILDPLNMVYSLYTIDKKQHNFASGHWNGGKRVPGKFRPQVEFGPGGLWTTPEDLAKYVIELQLSYQGISNKVLTKESTDFIFTPIQQELPHSSILNQGLGSFLVNKKGGRKYFFHAGLSTGYTAMFIGSVEGGNGAVVLTNGPSESLVYAIVARIAEVYEWPDYLIDEARISGPIDRTPKELAPFLGKFRCQEHPENEVEISLWEDKQLVMNFTGGEYAHPILAPLDEPHTFWAESFSLYSFTKLMFSREINAKMNQFQLSNAEKTTNWERVKMESLINEQP
- a CDS encoding AraC family transcriptional regulator — encoded protein: MTFWDTIIMSGAIHGFVLAGIILIRRVRTLASVLLSSLLMVQGLACLITAAFIFQGHSSSFAWINSTEDYFPFFLTFGVGPLIYLHTDSILKSKEALTKKDLIHFLPIVFNLLPPALNVSAMVRPSFPISDEARIRINEFLLSESDYIAWLHITIYLLLSIRLVRRSKSAIFILKSYQEWLRSFLYGFMAFQLIWFPVEMIYLTPYVHVFSNHGLYYYPIYIPLVVLIYWIGIKWLMLTAKYRQPSEQKAVNPLNSHQMDLQIQRLKQLMQSQNLYRNPDLKLADLSRQLNIAPQTLSFLLNNHLRTNFNKFVNEYRIEEAISNIQSDDMKKKTLEGLSMEVGFKSRSSFYRSFKAITGQHPRQYLKSEE
- a CDS encoding glutamine synthetase beta-grasp domain-containing protein, producing MAKSKLEYIWLDGYKPTQSLRSKTKILSDFSGKLEDAPMWSFDGSSTEQAEGNSSDCLLKPVAIFPDPARNNAYLIMTEVLNADGTAHESNGRATINDDDNDFWFGFEQEYFLWDPATNLPLGFPEGGYPAPQGPYYCSVGASNAYGREVVEEHLDLCLEAGLNVEGINAEVAAGQWEFQIFAKGAQEAGDQIWVARYLLERTAEQYGYAINWHPKPLGDTDWNGSGMHANFSNSVLREAGNKETYDKICQAFEPVVAEHIAVYGADNDQRLTGKHETQSIDQFSYGVSDRGASIRIPVATVENGWKGWLEDRRPASNGDPYKIAARIIKTVKSA